A single region of the Vicia villosa cultivar HV-30 ecotype Madison, WI linkage group LG4, Vvil1.0, whole genome shotgun sequence genome encodes:
- the LOC131595935 gene encoding protein TIFY 6B-like isoform X2: MERDFLSLCSNQEINNEASKDSGLRKVSAVKWPYFNKVSAHPYSMPFNVSEEDKKSFKHDGQDGVHFSVNPYPVHHDVNRAHDMKMFSVSNQAISVPAGHLFLKNHFATVGQNMNGANVKQPIRAGSPLTAPHSGLPRVGAVAGLVECVKPSAPAPQLTMFYAGTVNIFKDITPEQVHAIMLLAGNGVSAASNMAQSEVQAPSSKFASDDHGVPMSPPVNIPPISAISSPLSVSSHTGPQSGSGSVCSDEFLTAKASRGPTPTTSASKVETPKVVNATTMFSSAIPQARKASLARFLEKRKERVMSAAPYNINKKSEDAPSLNSMAANISATTGTSTLLLKQG, encoded by the exons ATGGAAAGAGATTTCTTGAGTCTATGCTCAAACCAAGAAATTAACAATGAAGCTTCCAAAGACTCAG GATTAAGAAAAGTTTCAGCAGTAAAATGGCCTTATTTTAACAAAGTCTCGGCTCATCCATATTCGATGCCTTTTAATGTTTCTGAAGAAGATAAG AAATCTTTCAAACATGACGGCCAAGATGGCGTTCATTTTTCCGTGAATCCGTATCCTGTACACCATGATGTGAATCGTGCTCATGACATGAAGATGTTTTCAGTTTCCAATCAAGCAATTTCAGTTCCCGCAGGACATCTGTTCCTTAAGAATCATTTTGCAACTGTTGGTCAGAATATGAATGGTGCTAATGTGAAGCAACCAATACGTGCGGGATCACCATTAACTGCACCTCATTCAGGGCTTCCAAGGGTTGGCGCCGTTGCTGGTTTGGTTGAATG TGTAAAACCATCTGCACCTGCTCCTCAACTTACCATGTTCTATGCTGGCACTGTGAACATCTTCAAAGATATCACTCCCGAGCAG GTACATGCCATCATGTTGTTGGCTGGAAATGGCGTATCAGCAGCGTCAAACATGGCTCAATCTGAAGTTCAGGCACCTAGCTCAAAGTTTGCATCAGATGATCATGGCGTGCCTATGAGTCCACCTGTAAATATACCACCCATCTCTGCTATTTCAAGTCCTTTATCTGTTTCTTCACATACTGGTCCACAATCAGGGAGTGGCTCAGTTTGCAGTGATGAATTTTTGACTGCTAAAGCATCTAGAGGCCCTACTCCTACCACCTCTGCTAGCAAAGTGGAGACTCCAAAAGTAGTCAATGCAACCACCATGTTTTCATCAG CTATACCGCAGGCTCGCAAAGCATCATTGGCTCGATTTTTGGAAAAGCGCAAGGAAAG GGTGATGAGTGCAGCACCTTATAACATCAACAAGAAATCTGAGGATGCACCATCATTGAATTCAATGGCTGCTAACATCTCCGCAACTACTGGTACTAGTACGCTGTTATTGAAACAAGGATAA
- the LOC131595935 gene encoding protein TIFY 6B-like isoform X1, with protein sequence MERDFLSLCSNQEINNEASKDSGLRKVSAVKWPYFNKVSAHPYSMPFNVSEEDKVKMTSGFIEKSFKHDGQDGVHFSVNPYPVHHDVNRAHDMKMFSVSNQAISVPAGHLFLKNHFATVGQNMNGANVKQPIRAGSPLTAPHSGLPRVGAVAGLVECVKPSAPAPQLTMFYAGTVNIFKDITPEQVHAIMLLAGNGVSAASNMAQSEVQAPSSKFASDDHGVPMSPPVNIPPISAISSPLSVSSHTGPQSGSGSVCSDEFLTAKASRGPTPTTSASKVETPKVVNATTMFSSAIPQARKASLARFLEKRKERVMSAAPYNINKKSEDAPSLNSMAANISATTGTSTLLLKQG encoded by the exons ATGGAAAGAGATTTCTTGAGTCTATGCTCAAACCAAGAAATTAACAATGAAGCTTCCAAAGACTCAG GATTAAGAAAAGTTTCAGCAGTAAAATGGCCTTATTTTAACAAAGTCTCGGCTCATCCATATTCGATGCCTTTTAATGTTTCTGAAGAAGATAAGGTGAAAATGACATCTGGTTTCATAGAG AAATCTTTCAAACATGACGGCCAAGATGGCGTTCATTTTTCCGTGAATCCGTATCCTGTACACCATGATGTGAATCGTGCTCATGACATGAAGATGTTTTCAGTTTCCAATCAAGCAATTTCAGTTCCCGCAGGACATCTGTTCCTTAAGAATCATTTTGCAACTGTTGGTCAGAATATGAATGGTGCTAATGTGAAGCAACCAATACGTGCGGGATCACCATTAACTGCACCTCATTCAGGGCTTCCAAGGGTTGGCGCCGTTGCTGGTTTGGTTGAATG TGTAAAACCATCTGCACCTGCTCCTCAACTTACCATGTTCTATGCTGGCACTGTGAACATCTTCAAAGATATCACTCCCGAGCAG GTACATGCCATCATGTTGTTGGCTGGAAATGGCGTATCAGCAGCGTCAAACATGGCTCAATCTGAAGTTCAGGCACCTAGCTCAAAGTTTGCATCAGATGATCATGGCGTGCCTATGAGTCCACCTGTAAATATACCACCCATCTCTGCTATTTCAAGTCCTTTATCTGTTTCTTCACATACTGGTCCACAATCAGGGAGTGGCTCAGTTTGCAGTGATGAATTTTTGACTGCTAAAGCATCTAGAGGCCCTACTCCTACCACCTCTGCTAGCAAAGTGGAGACTCCAAAAGTAGTCAATGCAACCACCATGTTTTCATCAG CTATACCGCAGGCTCGCAAAGCATCATTGGCTCGATTTTTGGAAAAGCGCAAGGAAAG GGTGATGAGTGCAGCACCTTATAACATCAACAAGAAATCTGAGGATGCACCATCATTGAATTCAATGGCTGCTAACATCTCCGCAACTACTGGTACTAGTACGCTGTTATTGAAACAAGGATAA